tttaattgacatagATCTATCTTTCTAATTGGAAAGATtttataactgtttttaaaatgtaaagaatcTATGTAACCATGTAATTCATTGTATACATCTGATAAGATTCCAGGCTTTTAAATACACGTGTGTTTTGTCTTCTAGCAAAAATACTTTGATTCTGGTGATTACAACATGGCAAAAGCAAAGATGAAGAATAAGCAACTGCCTACTGCAGCTCCTGACAAGACAGAAGTCACTGGTGACCATATTCCTACTCCACAAGATCTTCCACAACGGAAACCATCTCTTGTTGCTAGCAAGCTGGCTGGCTGACGAGAACAGCTGAACTGCATGATTATTCTCATTCCTGTTATTTCTCCTTAATAGTTATTTCTCACCCTCacatcccccctttttctttcttacactaAGTCATGAGACTGACAGCTTTGCAGGTAGCGATAGCATGTGCTGCTATTGTAAGGGAGTACTGTTAAGAGTAAAACGTGTAGTATTTGGACTAGTTGAGAACAATGCACTGATTAAAAAGGACAAGTTTGGTTAGAGCAATGTAATCTACTTGAAAATGTACATATTGCCCATTTCCTAGTGTAGGACTGGTTCCAGCAAGTGACATCGCAAGTTTTACAACTTctaatgtttctgcttttgttatttCATCTTAATTACAGCatatttgtatttaatataaCCTCCagttgtgttgggtttttcttctgtgtttgggtttgttgtctAAAATAGAGGTTTAGACCACAAGTTGCTAGATGGTAAAGCATGTATAAAAACAAAGACAGGGCTCTGATtgaattttgtttctgcttttgaacTTGAACGGCCTTAAACCTGTTTCAGCTTTAACAATAGAGTTTTTACTTGGGCAATATTTGCCCATTCTGGTGTAACTCTTGTGAATCTAGTGCTTATTGACAACTGCCTGTTGAAGCTGGTATTCTTTTCAGTTCCGTAGCTTAGGACACACTTTTGTTGAAGATGTGAATGAAGTGTGCATGTGCATAGACTGTTGAATTCACTCTTGTGCCATTTTTGTAAATACAATAGTTTTGCACAACCTTTTGCAAACGTCTAttagttttacattttaaaaagcaggtaaTGTGCCACTCAAAGCACAAGTGATTCTGTATCTTTCAAAGTCTTGTC
This window of the Accipiter gentilis chromosome 10, bAccGen1.1, whole genome shotgun sequence genome carries:
- the ARPP19 gene encoding cAMP-regulated phosphoprotein 19 is translated as MSAESPEPASAEEQKEMEDKVISPEKVEEAKLKARYPHLGQKPGGSDFLRKRLQKGQKYFDSGDYNMAKAKMKNKQLPTAAPDKTEVTGDHIPTPQDLPQRKPSLVASKLAG